The window ATGGCAGCCGAGGACCGCGCCTCCGCGCCCGCCCTCGAGGGCAGGGGCCATCGCGGTGGACAGGGCCCGGCCTTCCCGGTCCCAGGAGGCGGCGAGCCCCTCGGCGGGCCAGTCGGCGAGGAGCCCGCCGTCGTCCGGCCCGCGATGCGCCAGGGCGGCCAGGGCACGGCGCGTCGCCCGTATGGCGGCCGCGCTCCCGCCCAGGCCCACGTGTGCGGCTATGCCGCACATGGCTCGGAGGCGGCTCGGGCCACGCCCTTTGCCCCGGTCGGGGCAAGGGGCCAGATTGATCGGCCTGGCCCGCCCATGAACCGCCGACCCCTCCGGAGGCGACGCGCCGTGCCGCTTTCCCCCTCCTCGCCGCCGCCCCCGTCTCCCGACGAGCCGGGGACGGACTGGATCGACGACCTCACCGACGAGCAGTGTCGCGAGGTGTTCTGGCTGTATGTGGACCCGCCGGAGGAGTTCCTCCAGCGGTATCCCCCCTCGCTCCTCGGCCAGGCGCTCCGGTACGCCCTGCGCGAGGTGGCCCGCCAAGCGAGCGGCCCGCAGGCCACCTGAGCTGAAACCCGGCTCGGCCCCGCCCGTAGAACATCCACGCCGCGCTCCTCCATCCAAGGGCATGCCGTGCTCGGGTCTGCGTTCGCCGTCACCGTCGGGCTGCACAGCCTGCTGGCCAACCCGCTTCGAACCATCCTCGCCACCCTCGGCATCATCATCGGCGTCGCTTCCCTGGTGGCGGTGCTGGCGGTCGGGGACGGAGTGGAGCAGTACGCGCGTCGCTAGATCGAGAAGGAGAGCAGCCTGCAGACCATCGTCGTGGCGCCGCGCACCACGACGGAGCTCGACGGGCAACGCGTGCCCCGGGCCGAGTATCCGCGGTTCGGGGTGGCGGAGGCCGGTGCCGCGCGAGCGCTGCCCGGCGTCGTGGAGGTCTCGCTCCTCGCCACTCGCCCCGCCGCCGTCCGCGTCCCGAGCGGTGAGCCACGGGGAGCCCGGCTGGTGGAGACCCTGGAAGGTACCGCCGAGTATCTCCGATTCCAGTTCGTGGCGGGCCGCTTCATCTCGCAGGCCGAGGCCGCCGCGGGCCCCGATGCCGGCGTGGCGGTGTTGTCCCATCCGCTGGCGGACACCCTCGCCCGTGGGGGATCGCCGGAGGGGCTCCTGGGCGAGTGGATCGAGGTCCTGGGGCGCCGCTATCGGGTGGTGGGGGTGCTCGCGCCACGAGAGGGCAATACCGAGCCCACGCTGTTCGTGCCGCTGGGAGCCGCGGGGGAGGACGGGCCTCCGCCGGTGCTCCGGCTGAAGGCCGCCCGCGTCGAGGAGGTGCCGCTGGTGCGCCAGCGGGCCGAGGCGTGGCTGGCGAGCCGGTACGAGGGGTGGGCGGACTCGGTGGAGATCTTCACGCGGGACCGGGATGTCGCTCGGCTGGGGGAGGGCATCCTGGTGTTCAAGCTGTTCATGGGTGCCATCACCGGGATCTCCCTCCTGGTCGGCGGGATCGGGATCATGAATGTGCTGCTCGCCTCGGTGATCGAGCGGACCCGCGAGATCGGGGTGCGGCGGGCGATCGGCGCGCGCCGTCGCGATCTCCTGACCCAGTTCCTGGCCGAGTCCGTGACCGTGGCGGGGGCGGGGAGCGCGATCGGGGTCGTGTTGGGCATGAGCGGGGCCTACGCCGTGACCGCGATGATGCGCGCCCGGACGGACGCGACGGTGTATGCCGACTTCTCCTGGAGCACGGTGGCGGTCGCGGTGCTGGCCGCCGCGGCGACCGGCCTGGCCTTCGGCCTCTACCCGGCCCTTCGCGCCGCTCGGCTGTCTCCGATCGACGCGATCCGGCACGAGTGAGGAGGGATTGACGTCGCCGCCGGGAGGAACGACCTTCTGCCGGCCCCCCCCCGGCCATTCCTCCACACCGACCCGACCATGACCCGGGCGACCATCGCGATCCTCGGCGCTACCAGCGTGAGCGGCCAGCGGCTCGTCCATTTGCTCGCGGGACACCCCTGGTTCACCGTCGCGGCGGTGACCGGCCCCGACCACCTGGTGGGCAAGGCCTATGGCGACGCCTGCCGCTGGGCGCTGGCCGAGCCCATGCCTGCGTACGCCCGCACGCTCCGCCTGCGGGAGCACCTGGGCGGGGAGGATGCGTCGATCGTCTTCTCCGCGCTCTCCGACTCGGCGGCGGCCTCGCTCGAGCCGGAGCTGGCGGCGGCCGGCCACACCGTGGTCTCCCTCTCCTCCGCCCATCGGGCGGAGGCCGACGTGCCGCTGGTGCTCGCCGACGTCAACCCCGATCACCTCGACCTCCTGGGCGAGCAGCGGAAGCGCCGCGGCTGGACCGGCGCCCTGGTGACCATCCCCAACTGCGCGGTGGTCGGCCCCACGGTGGTGCTGAAGCCGCTCCAGGACGCGTTCGGCCTGCGCCGGGTGTTCCTGGCCACGCTGCAGGCGGTGACCGGAGCGGGCTATCCGGGCGTGCCCGCGCTCGACCTGCTCGACAACGTGATCCCGTACATCGCCGGGGAGGAGGAGAAGCTCGAGAGCGAGCCGCGCAAGATCCTCGGGCGGCTGTCCGGGGCCCGGGTCGAGCCCGCGGAGGTGCGGATCACCGCGCACGCCGCCCGGGTGGCCGTGACCGAGGGCCACGTGGCCTGCCTGTCCATCGAATGCGAGCGGGCGGCCGAAGTCGGGGAGGCGTCGCGCTTCCTGGCATCCTATCGTCCGCCGGAGGAGGTCCGGGGCCTTCCCTCGTGCCCGGGAGTGGTGCTCGCGGTCCGCCCGGAAGCGGACCGTCCGCAGCCCCGGCGAGACCGGGGGGCGGGGAGCGGGATGACGACGGTGGTGGGGCGGGTGCGGGCGGACCCGCTGCTGGACATTCGCTGTGTGGTCCTGGCCCACAACACGATCCGGGGGGGCGCCGGCAGCGCGCTGCTCGCGGCGGAGCTCCTCTGGCACCGTCGGTCCGGCGAATCGGCTTGAAACGGCGCGGCCCCAAGGCCATATTTTGGGCGCTTTTCCGGTGGGGGGCCGGTGTCTGGGCCTCCCTTTTTTGTCGCCCGTGGGGACCATGATCAAGGTAGCCGCCGTCCATCCGGAGTCGATCGGCGCGGAGCTCGGGCTCCGGGCCGGGACCGAGCTCGTGTCGGTCAACGGGCGGTTGCTGGACGACTTCCTCGACTGGGAGTTCCTGACTGCCGACGAGGCCTTCACGCTGCTGGTTCGCCAGCCGGAGGGCGACGAGGTGGAATACGACATCGAGCGGTCCCTGGAGGATCCGCTCGGCGTCGTGCTGGCGCCGCCCCGCATCCGCCGCTGCGCGAACCGCTGCGACTTCTGCTTCGTGGACGGCCTGCCTCCCGGCCTCCGCGAGGTGCTGTACATCCGGGATGACGACTACCGGCTCTCGTTCCGGTACGGCAACTTCGCCACGCTGACCAACCTGAAGGACAAGGACGTCGAGCGCATCATCGAGTACCGGCTCTCGCCGCTGTACGTCAGCGTCCACGCGACCGATCCGGTGGTGCGCCGCTACCTGCTGCGCAATCCGACCGCGCCGGCAGTCGTCCCCCAGCTGCGCCACTTTGCCGATGGCGCCGATCGGCGGAATGCCGGTCTCACCGACCACCCGCGAGGCCACAACAGCCAGCGCCAGACTGAGCACAACCGCGGCGAGGGCTGCACCCCAGCCAATATCGAACAAGGCATGTTGCAACCAGACCACCAGGGACACCGCGGCCAGGGCGCCGAGCACAAATGCGCGCACCGGGATTGGCAGCGCCGGCGTGGTGAGATGCGCAGTTGCCCGAGGACCCTTGCGGCGCAGTCGGATCACGGTCAGGGCGAAGCTGGTCAGGGAGGCCGCGGTCATCAGCGTGACGCCAGGCCAGATCAACCACTCCACCAGAGGACCGAACCAGGCCGAGTCCGCTGCGCCGGCCTGTGCCCAGCCCTGC of the Immundisolibacter sp. genome contains:
- the asd gene encoding aspartate-semialdehyde dehydrogenase, which codes for MTRATIAILGATSVSGQRLVHLLAGHPWFTVAAVTGPDHLVGKAYGDACRWALAEPMPAYARTLRLREHLGGEDASIVFSALSDSAAASLEPELAAAGHTVVSLSSAHRAEADVPLVLADVNPDHLDLLGEQRKRRGWTGALVTIPNCAVVGPTVVLKPLQDAFGLRRVFLATLQAVTGAGYPGVPALDLLDNVIPYIAGEEEKLESEPRKILGRLSGARVEPAEVRITAHAARVAVTEGHVACLSIECERAAEVGEASRFLASYRPPEEVRGLPSCPGVVLAVRPEADRPQPRRDRGAGSGMTTVVGRVRADPLLDIRCVVLAHNTIRGGAGSALLAAELLWHRRSGESA
- a CDS encoding ABC transporter permease, with the translated sequence MNVLLASVIERTREIGVRRAIGARRRDLLTQFLAESVTVAGAGSAIGVVLGMSGAYAVTAMMRARTDATVYADFSWSTVAVAVLAAAATGLAFGLYPALRAARLSPIDAIRHE